A single region of the Montipora capricornis isolate CH-2021 chromosome 13, ASM3666992v2, whole genome shotgun sequence genome encodes:
- the LOC138030966 gene encoding QRFP-like peptide receptor, producing the protein MNTTINGSGSCSFQWNPTTYKIGATVAYCLIFVISLVGNSCIGIIVYKTKTLRKPINIFIVNMAMSDLLVPLIYIPKQVAELYLNFWLKSGVLGDALCKLIPFIYVVSFIVSIQSLVLISVGRFGAVIFPLRSPLISTKRCPLFILASWIVAIATMSPNLFIYRLEKRNGEVSCVFNWEEAFGEPISDNDVALAYYIVFVFTPIISLILIYSIILFKLKLQNFPGQQPTDAAQRKKRNKNVLKLAIAIVLGLTFCKLPLTIVYLAYSYATLPCGTLLYIDVFRCLFVSHCAVNPCVCFAFCRNYREGLKRLLKCSSDAS; encoded by the coding sequence ATGAATACAACGATAAATGGATCGGGGAGCTGCTCCTTCCAGTGGAATCCCACTACATACAAGATTGGAGCAACCGTCGCTTACTGCCTTATCTTCGTTATTTCGCTGGTTGGAAATTCATGTAtaggaataattgtttacaaaacaaaaactttaaggAAACCGATCAACATTTTCATAGTCAATATGGCCATGTCTGACCTGCTTGTCCCACTTATCTACATTCCCAAGCAGGTTGCAGAGTTGTATCTAAACTTCTGGCTCAAGAGTGGTGTCCTCGGCGATGCCTTGTGTAAGCTGATTCCTTTCATATATGTGGTCTCCTTCATTGTGTCTATCCAGAGTCTGGTTCTGATATCAGTGGGTCGATTTGGAGCCGTGATATTTCCCCTCCGTTCCCCATTGATCAGTACGAAACGTTGTCCTTTGTTTATTCTCGCCTCATGGATCGTTGCAATTGCAACCATGTCGCCAAACCTGTTCATCTATAGGCTCGAGAAACGCAATGGAGAAGTATCTTGTGTTTTTAATTGGGAAGAAGCCTTTGGAGAACCTATATCAGACAATGACGTTGCTCTTGCCTATTACATAGTTTTTGTCTTCACTCCCATCATCTCGTTAATCTTAATATACTCCATCATCCTTTTCAAGCTCAAGTTACAAAATTTTCCAGGTCAACAACCGACTGATGCTGCACAACGTAAGAAACGGAACAAAAATGTGTTGAAGTTAGCCATAGCTATCGTGTTGGGGTTAACGTTTTGCAAATTGCCCCTGACAATTGTGTATTTAGCATATTCCTATGCCACATTGCCTTGTGGCACCCTCTTGTATATTGATGTTTTCAGGTGTCTTTTCGTCTCGCATTGCGCCGTCAATCCTTGCGTCTGTTTCGCGTTTTGCAGAAACTACCGTGAAGGCCTCAAGAGACTTCTGAAGTGTTCTTCTGATGCATCGTAA